The DNA region AGGAGAAATGTATAGCGACTCACACTCAGGTGCATCAATTACAGTTCAGGGGGGTGGATCTGGTGCTGGCCTCAGCCAAGTTGGTAAAGGTGGAGTGACAATCGGAAATTCGGATATTTTTGCTGAACAAAAATCAGGAATTGACGCGTCAAAGCTTAAAGATCATAAGGTGGCTGTAGTTGGTATCACCCCTGTTGTGAATAAAGACATTAAAGTTGAAAACCTCAAGAAGCAACAATTACAAGATATTTTCGCTGGTAAAATTACTAATTGGAAAGAAGTCGGCGGTAATGATGAAAAAATTGTCTTAATTAATCGCGCACAAGGTTCAGGCACGCGGACAACATTTGAACAAGCGGTGATGGGTGGGACTGAAGTAAAAACTGCTCAAGAACAAGATGATAATGGGGCAGTGCAAAAAATTGTTGGTCAGACACCAGGTGCGATTTCATATCTCGCCTTTTCATATACAAATGGTAAGTCCGCCAAGAATTTGAAGAAAATATCAATCGATCACGTCAAACCAACAAATAAAAATGTTACCACAAATAAGTGGTCAATTTGGGCATATGAGCATATGTATACGACGCTATCACCAGATAAGACAACAAAGTCATTTATTAAGTTTATGACTTCAAAAGCAGTTGAAAAAGCTGTCACGAAGAAGCTAGGTTATATTCCAGTCAAGAGCATGAAAGTCACAAAAGATGCTGATGGGACAGTTGTAAAGTAAATCCATGAATAGAAAGCGAAATGAATTAAACTTCGAAGTCTGAAGTTTAGTTCAATCTCGTTTTTTTGTCACATATTTCATGCAAAAGGCACCTTATTATCAAGGAGCTTGAGAGATGACGATTCAATTATTTTATGGCCGACAAGTTAAATTAGAAACACCACGTTCTGATGTTGAAATCTCACCGGCAATTTTAAATAATCAATGTCAGCGCTGTTTGGGTGATATCAAAAAACAATGGCGATTACCAAATGAGGAACGCTATTGTTGGCATTGCCATCTTTTAGGACGTGTGCGTGAATCACAGTATTTTGGCTATTTACCTGAACCTCACGCTTTTATTTTACCAACTCGAGTTTGTAGTTGGACTGGAGAATTGACCCCCGCACAAAAACAAATTAGCCAAGCCCAATTGCAGGCCCTTACAAATCATAGTTCGCATTTGACCTATGCAGTGACTGGGGCTGGTAAAACGGAAATGATATTTCCATTACTAATTCAAGCAATTCAACAAAAAAAGCGAATTGCACTTGTCGCGCCACGGGTAGATGTTGTGATTGAACTCAATAAACGAATTCATCAATTTTTTTTAATCGATTCAGTATGTTGCTATGGTGATAGTTTAGAACATTATCGCTACACGCAATTGCTCATTGCAACAACACATCAGTTAATGCATTTTAAGGCTGCGTTTGATGTCATTATTGTTGATGAAGGTGATGCATTTCCTTATGTGAACGATCAGCGTTTGCAAGTGGCAGTACAACAAGCATTGCTTGAAAAGGGCAGTATCTTCTATCTGACCGCGACGCCGAGCAAACAATTAATGCAGCAAGTAAGGCAGCAGATACTTACGTATTCAATTTTAACGCAGCGATTTCATGGGCATCACTTGCCGCAGTTGACGATTAAAGTGAGTCGCTATTGGCGACATCAATTACCGAGATATATCAAGAATCGATTAAAACAGTATCAACAGATTAAACGACAATTTTTGATTTTTGTGCCTCAAGTAACCGATTTACAATTGATATATAATCAGATTAGTGATGTTATTTCAATAGGCATGGTACATGCCGATAGTCCAAAACGACATCAACTGATAGAACAGATGCGAGAGAAGAAACTGCTTGGGTTGATAACGACGACAATTTTAGAACGTGGTGTTACCTTTGTCGGCATTGATGTCATTATTTTGGGGGCAGATGAATTGCCATTTAATGAGACGGCATTAATTCAAATTGCTGGGCGTTGTGGTCGTAGTATTGAACGACCAACGGGGTTAGTATTAGCCATTGTGTCTGAAGTGTGTTATTCGGTACTGGCTGCAAATAATGAAATTAAATATTTAAATGCGTTGAGGTAACGATGTGTGAAATTTGTGGTGGCGATATGCCAGCATTTTATCAGATTGATCAAATATTATTTAATCGAACACAAGTTGATCAATTCATATGTAGTGATTGTCAGCATCAATTTTGTCCAATTGATCCTAAGCATGTGTGCTTAGGATGTGGTAAATCAGCAGATACGCTTTGTGATGACTGCTTACAATGGCAACGATATGGCAAGCAGTTATTAAATAATCAGGCCTTATATGAATACAACACAATAATGCAAACATATTTTCGGACATATAAATTTGAAGGTGGATATCATTTAAAAAACATATTTTGCGCTGAGATGAGTCGGGCTTTACGAGGACGACGAATTATTGTACCGATTCCAGCGGCTGAGGACACACTGCATGAACGTGGTTTTAATCAGGTTGAAGGTCTGTTATCACACGTTAAGTATCAGCAGTGGTTGAAAGTTAGATGGATTCAAAAGGACAACCAAGTCAAAAAAAATCGGCGAGAACGACTCAGTACGCGACAACCATTCATATTACAAGTGACACCTGAAGTCGTCCGCAGCCAAGAGGTTATGTTAGTTGATGATGTTTACACAACGGGACGCACACTTTATCATGCCGCTGATTTATTGTATGCAAACGGTGTGAAGAATGTATGTTCAATTACACTAGCTAGATGAATTGGAATTAAATAGTTTGTGAAAGCGTTTTAATTAGTGTTTAAAAATGTTACAATATAGTTACTAAGATGAGTATCAAATGAGAATGGTTGTCTTAGGTGGGTCAATTGTTTGTTACTGACAATTGACAGAACAAAAAGAATGGAGATTGTCGCTATGCTAGAATTTATTGTACGTGGTGAAAATATCGAAGTCACTGAAGCTATTAAAGAATACGTGGAAAAGCGTTTGACACGTTTGGAACGTTATTTGAGTGATGATAACAAGTATGTTGCGCATGTTAACTTACGGTCTTATCAAGAGAAAACATTTAAGATCGAAGTAACGATTCAATTGCCTTACTTGCTATTACGAGCCGAGGACACTGAGGCTGATTTGTATCAAGCCATTGATTTTGTGTCAGAAAAATTGGAACGTCAGATTCGAAAGTACAAGACCAAGGTTAATCGGAAGTCTCGTGAAAAGGGTTATAAAGGTATCGACACCTTTGTTGCTGATGTCGATCCAGATGACACAGATGATGAAAAACTTGAAATTGTGCGAACAAAGCACGTAGCATTAAAGCCAATGGATGTTGAAGAAGCTATTTTGCAGATGGACTTATTAGGTCATGAATTCTTTGTGTTCTTAGACGCAGAGACTGAAATTCCAGCAGTCGTCTATAAGCGAAATGACGGTAAATATGCGGTAATTGATACTGATTTATAAGTGTATTTAGAAAAAGAGTCAATCGATTTTTGCGGTTGGCTTTTTTATTTTTAATGGTAAGCTTGTGAGATTGTATCGATTCAAACGGTTTAGTAAGAGACTGGTATATAATAGTTAGTAAATCAATTATAAGTGAGGATTATGATATGTATTCAGAACGTATTGCACGTGTTAGAAAAAATCTAGCAGCATTCAACATCAATGGTTTTTTAATTACTGATGGGGACAATCTCAAATATTTGACTGGCTTTTATGGTGGCACCGGTGATGGTGTCTTATTAATCGGGCCGGATCAAACAGCCCTAATTACAGATGCCCGCTATGAAACTGATTTCCGTGATCATTTACCAGAAGGCGTGGAACTCTTAATTACGCGTGACTATTATGGTGTGGCCATGTTAGTTGCCAAGCGATATAAGATTAATAATCTCGGCTTTGAAGAATCATTACCATTCCGAATTTTTGACTTTCTAGATGAAACATTTGAAGGCGTGGATGCCGATTCAGATATCGTTCCAGTTCCTGAATTAGTCGGTTGGCTTCGTCAAGTGAAAGATGCCAATGAATTAGCAGCCTTACGGCGTGCAGCACAAGTGTCAGTTGATGCGTACAATGAAATGTTACCAATGCTACATGCTGGTATGACAGAACGAGAGATTGCCAATTTATTGGATCGTTTGGTTAAAGCCCGTGGTGCGGAAAAGGCATCATTTGATACAATTGTGGCATCAGGCGTGCGTGGCGCATTACCACATGGTGAAGCTACAGATAAAAAGATTATGCCCGGTGAATTGGTGACCGTTGACTTTGGTTATTTTGTTGATGGTTATACGTCTGATATTACGCGGACCTTCGCTGTGGGACAGATTGATGATGAGAGTCGAAAAATTTATGACATTGTTAAAACCGCAAATGAGAAGGCGATCTCAGTGATTAAGGCTGGTATTTCAGGTACCAGTATTGATGAGGCAGCTCGGGAAATCATTGCTGATGCAGGGTATGGTAAGGAGTTTAACCATTCGACTGGACATGGAGTGGGTCTAGCTATTCATGAAGGACCAGCAGTTTCGGCTAATTCAGACGACCAAATCGAAGCAGGCATGTTGTTGACGATTGAACCTGGTATTTATGTGCCCAATCACGTTGGTGTTCGAATTGAGGATGATATTATTGTGACAGCTGATGGCTTTGAAAATTTGACTGCTGGAATTACTAAGGATTTAGTTGTGATCAATTAATAGGGGGATAAATGCAATATTTCATCTCAGATACACATTTTTTCCATGCCGAATTATTGACAAGCCAACATTTTTCACCGCGGCCATTCACTCACATTGAGGCAGAACATTTGGCGATGATGACGGCTTGGAATGAGCAAGTTAAACCAACCGATACCGTTTATCATTTGGGTGATATCGCATTATTGAATGGTATAAAGCCAGCTCGAAAAGGCTATCAAATGGTATTGGAATTATTGTATGCATTGAACGGCCATTTAATTTTTATTAAGGGTAATCATGACACGCGTGATTTGTTTAAATTTTTGTCTGTTCACAATCAAATATTGGCCGACGGTCAACCAAAATTTGTCTTTCATGATGTTGGTATCATTTTAAAGGCAAATCATCATCAGTTTTTTTTGACGCATTATCCGATATTGTTTGGCAAAACGCAATCAAGCATTAATTTACATGGCCATATTCATCATGCCAGTGTGCCAATTCAAGAGAATATTAACATTGGTGTCGATAGTGCAGATTTAGATTATTTGACAGCACTAGAGCGACCACCATTCGGCACACCGCTTAGTCTTAAAATGATTGAGAGAATTATTCAGCGTAAGCATGATGCGTTTGCTAAAATGCGCTAAGAATTGAATCAATCAAATGGCATCAATTGAATGTAGAAAGGGGATATTATGCGCGAACGAATTACAATTCTGCATACTAATGATTTACATTCTCATTTAGAACGGTGGCCTAAAATTAGACGTTACCTAACGAGCCAGCAAGCCAATTTACGGCGGGATAACGTATCTGTCTTAACGTTTGATATTGGGGACGCGATTGATCGTTATCACCCGTTAACTGAGGCCACAATGGGGCAAGCTAATGTCGCGTTGATGAATGAAGTCCACTATGATGCTGTGACGATTGGTAATAATGAGGGCTTAGGCATCCCACATGACGCGTTGAATCAGTTGTATGAGCAAGCAAATTTTCCAGTGATTGTGTCAAACATCATTGATGCACGAACACATCAAAGGCCAAGATGGGCATTGCCTTATAAAATTATAACGACTGCGGCAGGTACGCGCATTGGTATTATCGGGCTAACCGCCCCTTACCAGTTAACATACCCGTTACTTGATTGGCAACCAGTTGAGATTCAAACGGCATTACAAAATGTTTTACGTGATTTGGAAGGTCAGACTGATTTTAATATTCTATTATCGCATTTGGGCATTCTAGTTGATCGTCGAATTGCTGAAACGTGTTCAGCGATTCAAGTCATTTTAGGAGCGCATACACACCATCATTTACCACATGGTGAAAGACACGGTAATGCCATTTTAGCGGCTGCTGGTCGTTATGGTGAACATATTGGTAAAGTTGAATTAGTCGTTGAAAATGGGCAGTTGATGCAGTTACAAGCGCACACAATTAATACTGATGAATTACCAGCACAAAAGAATGATCAGACGGAAAGTCGAAGCTATGAAGTGAGTGGGGATGAGCAACTAGATAAAATTGTTGTGGGGACATCAGCGGTTAATTATCAACGAGAATTAGATGCGCCCAATCGTTTGATTGATTTAGGGTTAAAAGCGCTTGAAGCTCAGACACATACGGATATTGCGATGCTATCGACAGGATTATTTTTAACCGATTTGCCTGCTGGTCGAATTACCGCTAAAACAATTCATACGATGCTACCGCATGCGATTCATGCCATGCGAACGGTATTGTCTGGTGCCGACTTGAGGCGCTTGATGTTGGAAGTTAAGAAATCACGCCGTTTTCTTTTGGGTGAAAAAGTTAAAGGAATGGGCTTTCGAGGAAATCACTGGGGAGAAATAGTCTTTGATGGCATGACGATGGACGCCGATCAACAAGTTTACGTTCATAACGTGCCCATTGAGATGCAAAAGCAGTATGCTATCGGTAGTCTCGATCATTATTTACTCCTGCCTTATTTTCCAACCTTGGAAATAGCTGGTCAAAACGTCTTGTCGTATGATACAGTGTTTCGAGAGGACTTTGCCACGTATTTAAAGAAACAATTGAGATAAATTATTCAGAAAGGCGGTGAATTTGTGGATCGCGAAAGAATGAAAGAATTAGCTGAAGCTCAGACACTTGAACGGATGGCACAAACAACCATTGTGCATGGTAATAATGTGGACGATTTGATGATAAATGATCGTCAATATCGATTGGTTGCTAATTATCGAGATGCATATTCAGATGATCGGTTAGCAGCTCGTTTTAGTGAGTTTTTAGAAAAATATGATTATATCGTTGGCGATATTGCAGCAGATCAGCTACGTTTGCATGGCTTGTACGAAGAGGGAAAAACTGGGGTATCAAGAGCACTACAAATTGGTGCGCTACAAGATTATTTGTATGAAAATATCAATTTTGGGGCACCATATTTTGTATTAGAAAACTTGAATCCACATGTGATTGAAGAGATTGATGAACCGGCAATGCATAAGCCACGACGACGTGGTGGGCGAAAACATCAAAATCAGAGTAATAGTACCCATCAAAATCAGAGTGGGCCAGTCATAAAAGAACAAAAAAAAGAAGTGGCAAATCGACAGACAGTGCGTCAAAAGGCACAAGGTAAAGCAGTTACAAAGGGAAATAATCGTAAACGTCGATTCGAAATTCGGAATCGGGTTAGTGATGAGGGGTAATTTGATGTCAAAATATGCAGCATACTTTATTGATTTGGATGGCACCATTTATAAAGGCACAGAGAGTTTTCCAAGCGGCCAACGTTTTATTGCGTCATTAAAAGCAAAAAATACGGATTATTTGTTTGTTACTAATAATGCGACTAAAACGCCAGAAATGGTTGCTGCGTTTTTAACTGAACAGCATGGGATTGAAACAACGGTCGATCAAATTTATACATCAGCGATGGCAACGGCTGACTACGTGGCTAGTCTAGAAAATGTCCAAAAAGTCTTTGTTTTGGGTGAAGTCGGGCTTCATCAGGCATTGGCAGATAAGGGCTTTGAAATTGTGACAGCTGGGGATGCAGATGTTGCAGTTATTGGCTTGAATCGTGAATTGAAATATGAAGATTTAATGCAAGCAACGCTTGCAATTCAGCATGGTGCTAAATTTGTGGCGACCAATGTTGATACAAACCTTCCTAATGAGCGAGGGTTTATTCCCGGTGCCGGGTCAATTGTTGCGGCTATCCAAACCGCAACGCAGCAAGAACCGGTCATCATTGGGAAACCATATGCACCAATTATGTTGGGGGCGTTAGAACGAACTGGCTACAAAAAGGACGAAGTCATTATGGTGGGTGATAATTACCAAACTGATATTCGTGCAGGCTTAGAAATTGGCATGGATACCTTACTTGTTTATAGCGGTGTTTCAAAACGCAATCAAGTTGAGGCATTATCAAAACAACCAACCTATTCAGTTGATTCATTAGACGATTGGCAACTGTAGACCGTGTTAGATAAAAATAAAGTTAAGACATTTAACGTTTTTTAATGATAATGAGGGACTTCATATTAATTGAAGTCTTTTTTGTTACACGCTAAAGCCTCAAACAACAAGTTTATGAGGCATAATTATTGCAATGTAACAATAATCTTTACAAAGTTGTTATGGTCTCTTGTGAAAAAAAATAAGATAATAGAACATGGTGTTATAGTAGATGAATTTATGGAAACGGGCGACACTTCAAAAGCTGTTGGGTGGTTAACTGATGATGTTAAAAATCATTATTAATCCATGAGCGGTTTGAATTGATTGACAACGTTTGAGGAGACTTAGGAACATGAAACAAAAATGGTTATGGGGCACGGTAGCAGTTGCTGCTGTGGCGGCCATCACATATGCGTATCTCAATCATGATGGACAAAAATCAGTCAACATTAATGCGGTGGGATCGACGGCGTTGCAGCCAATGATTGAAGCCGCCGGTGAAGAATATCAGCGCGAAACACCAGGTGTGTTCGTGAATGTTCAAGGTGGGGGTTCTGGTACTGGTTTGGCGCAGGTTCAATCAGGTGCAGTTGACTTAGGAAATGCGGATATGTTTGCTGAAGAAAAGGCGGGCATTAAAGCAAAACAACTCGTTGACCATTGGGTAGCAGTTGTGGGAATTTCACCGATTGTGAATAAACAAGCAGGGATTAAAAATCTAACGTCACAACAGCTTAACGCTATTTTTACCAAGCAGGTGACAAATTGGCAGCAAGTTGGCGGTAAGAATTTACCCATTGTCTTGGTTAATCGTGTGGCAGGCTCAGGGACACGTGCTACATTTGA from Weissella diestrammenae includes:
- a CDS encoding phosphate ABC transporter substrate-binding protein — translated: MKKLVFKGLLVSMAGAAVLATGLPAVGAAQKVLAVGSTALQPLAAEAGEMYSDSHSGASITVQGGGSGAGLSQVGKGGVTIGNSDIFAEQKSGIDASKLKDHKVAVVGITPVVNKDIKVENLKKQQLQDIFAGKITNWKEVGGNDEKIVLINRAQGSGTRTTFEQAVMGGTEVKTAQEQDDNGAVQKIVGQTPGAISYLAFSYTNGKSAKNLKKISIDHVKPTNKNVTTNKWSIWAYEHMYTTLSPDKTTKSFIKFMTSKAVEKAVTKKLGYIPVKSMKVTKDADGTVVK
- a CDS encoding helicase-related protein, which translates into the protein MTIQLFYGRQVKLETPRSDVEISPAILNNQCQRCLGDIKKQWRLPNEERYCWHCHLLGRVRESQYFGYLPEPHAFILPTRVCSWTGELTPAQKQISQAQLQALTNHSSHLTYAVTGAGKTEMIFPLLIQAIQQKKRIALVAPRVDVVIELNKRIHQFFLIDSVCCYGDSLEHYRYTQLLIATTHQLMHFKAAFDVIIVDEGDAFPYVNDQRLQVAVQQALLEKGSIFYLTATPSKQLMQQVRQQILTYSILTQRFHGHHLPQLTIKVSRYWRHQLPRYIKNRLKQYQQIKRQFLIFVPQVTDLQLIYNQISDVISIGMVHADSPKRHQLIEQMREKKLLGLITTTILERGVTFVGIDVIILGADELPFNETALIQIAGRCGRSIERPTGLVLAIVSEVCYSVLAANNEIKYLNALR
- a CDS encoding ComF family protein, which encodes MCEICGGDMPAFYQIDQILFNRTQVDQFICSDCQHQFCPIDPKHVCLGCGKSADTLCDDCLQWQRYGKQLLNNQALYEYNTIMQTYFRTYKFEGGYHLKNIFCAEMSRALRGRRIIVPIPAAEDTLHERGFNQVEGLLSHVKYQQWLKVRWIQKDNQVKKNRRERLSTRQPFILQVTPEVVRSQEVMLVDDVYTTGRTLYHAADLLYANGVKNVCSITLAR
- the hpf gene encoding ribosome hibernation-promoting factor, HPF/YfiA family — protein: MLEFIVRGENIEVTEAIKEYVEKRLTRLERYLSDDNKYVAHVNLRSYQEKTFKIEVTIQLPYLLLRAEDTEADLYQAIDFVSEKLERQIRKYKTKVNRKSREKGYKGIDTFVADVDPDDTDDEKLEIVRTKHVALKPMDVEEAILQMDLLGHEFFVFLDAETEIPAVVYKRNDGKYAVIDTDL
- a CDS encoding M24 family metallopeptidase; protein product: MYSERIARVRKNLAAFNINGFLITDGDNLKYLTGFYGGTGDGVLLIGPDQTALITDARYETDFRDHLPEGVELLITRDYYGVAMLVAKRYKINNLGFEESLPFRIFDFLDETFEGVDADSDIVPVPELVGWLRQVKDANELAALRRAAQVSVDAYNEMLPMLHAGMTEREIANLLDRLVKARGAEKASFDTIVASGVRGALPHGEATDKKIMPGELVTVDFGYFVDGYTSDITRTFAVGQIDDESRKIYDIVKTANEKAISVIKAGISGTSIDEAAREIIADAGYGKEFNHSTGHGVGLAIHEGPAVSANSDDQIEAGMLLTIEPGIYVPNHVGVRIEDDIIVTADGFENLTAGITKDLVVIN
- a CDS encoding metallophosphoesterase family protein, translating into MQYFISDTHFFHAELLTSQHFSPRPFTHIEAEHLAMMTAWNEQVKPTDTVYHLGDIALLNGIKPARKGYQMVLELLYALNGHLIFIKGNHDTRDLFKFLSVHNQILADGQPKFVFHDVGIILKANHHQFFLTHYPILFGKTQSSINLHGHIHHASVPIQENINIGVDSADLDYLTALERPPFGTPLSLKMIERIIQRKHDAFAKMR
- a CDS encoding bifunctional metallophosphatase/5'-nucleotidase codes for the protein MRERITILHTNDLHSHLERWPKIRRYLTSQQANLRRDNVSVLTFDIGDAIDRYHPLTEATMGQANVALMNEVHYDAVTIGNNEGLGIPHDALNQLYEQANFPVIVSNIIDARTHQRPRWALPYKIITTAAGTRIGIIGLTAPYQLTYPLLDWQPVEIQTALQNVLRDLEGQTDFNILLSHLGILVDRRIAETCSAIQVILGAHTHHHLPHGERHGNAILAAAGRYGEHIGKVELVVENGQLMQLQAHTINTDELPAQKNDQTESRSYEVSGDEQLDKIVVGTSAVNYQRELDAPNRLIDLGLKALEAQTHTDIAMLSTGLFLTDLPAGRITAKTIHTMLPHAIHAMRTVLSGADLRRLMLEVKKSRRFLLGEKVKGMGFRGNHWGEIVFDGMTMDADQQVYVHNVPIEMQKQYAIGSLDHYLLLPYFPTLEIAGQNVLSYDTVFREDFATYLKKQLR
- a CDS encoding YutD family protein, whose amino-acid sequence is MDRERMKELAEAQTLERMAQTTIVHGNNVDDLMINDRQYRLVANYRDAYSDDRLAARFSEFLEKYDYIVGDIAADQLRLHGLYEEGKTGVSRALQIGALQDYLYENINFGAPYFVLENLNPHVIEEIDEPAMHKPRRRGGRKHQNQSNSTHQNQSGPVIKEQKKEVANRQTVRQKAQGKAVTKGNNRKRRFEIRNRVSDEG
- a CDS encoding TIGR01457 family HAD-type hydrolase → MSKYAAYFIDLDGTIYKGTESFPSGQRFIASLKAKNTDYLFVTNNATKTPEMVAAFLTEQHGIETTVDQIYTSAMATADYVASLENVQKVFVLGEVGLHQALADKGFEIVTAGDADVAVIGLNRELKYEDLMQATLAIQHGAKFVATNVDTNLPNERGFIPGAGSIVAAIQTATQQEPVIIGKPYAPIMLGALERTGYKKDEVIMVGDNYQTDIRAGLEIGMDTLLVYSGVSKRNQVEALSKQPTYSVDSLDDWQL
- a CDS encoding phosphate ABC transporter substrate-binding protein PstS family protein, whose amino-acid sequence is MKQKWLWGTVAVAAVAAITYAYLNHDGQKSVNINAVGSTALQPMIEAAGEEYQRETPGVFVNVQGGGSGTGLAQVQSGAVDLGNADMFAEEKAGIKAKQLVDHWVAVVGISPIVNKQAGIKNLTSQQLNAIFTKQVTNWQQVGGKNLPIVLVNRVAGSGTRATFERYGLNGSTSADGQEQDSSGTARSIVASTPGAISYVAFSYLDDDVVTVPTLNDVKPLNANVISGAYPIWSYEHVYTKGKPSADVQKFLDYLQSNKIQKTVVPRLGYISIHDMQVQRNVAGQISKVK